The Candidatus Cloacimonadota bacterium region AGCGATGCTATATTCAGTTGCATGAGACAACTTTTTTTAGACACTGAAACCACTGGTTTGTCCGCCTTGAATGGTGATCGCATCATCGAAATTGCATGCGTTGAAATGGTTAATCGCAAATTAACCAACCAAAACTTGCACTTCTATGTCAACCCTGAACGCGACAGTGAAGAGGGTGCATTGCGCATACACGGCATCAGCAATGAGTTTTTACGCGACAAACCTAAATTTGCCGAAATTGCAAATGATTTGTTGACCTATTGCGAGGGAGCAGAGATTTTCATTCACAACGCCCCTTTTGACTTAGGATTTTTAAATAAGGAATTATCTATCATTGGCAAACCTGAATTTAAAAGCGTTGTCCATTCAATCACAGACACTTTGGTCATGGCCAAAGAAATGTTTCCCGGAAAACGCAACTCCCTTGATGCGCTGTGTGACAGACTGGGGGTAGACAATTCAAATCGCAGCTTGCATGGAGCTTTGCTTGATGCCGAATTGTTGTCGCAAGTCTATGTACACCTCACGCGCGGGCAAGATGCTTTGCTAACCAATCACGAGCCGAATCATGAGAAAAAAGGTCACCTGGTTGTGACCAATTTAGAATGCTTTCAGTTGGATGTGCTGTTGGCTAATGAGATTGAAAATTCCGCTCACGAAGAAACGCTTCTTCAAATTGATAAAGCCAGCCAAAACAAAACGCTTTGGCGTAAGCTGGTCAATTAAATCCGTGGTCCTTGGTACAACCAAGGCATCTCCATCAGTTTTGGCCCAGCGAGACGCAAAGCAGCATTTCTGGCCATCCGCATCATCCCTTGCATGTGATAGATATCGCCATTGCGTCTAGATTGAGTTTGAACCTTGGCTACCCTTTCCCAACGTCTGTTCGCATAGGTTTGGAATGCTTTGGGTAAATCACCCCAATTTTCCTGCACTGCCAGCGCTAATGCTTGCGCATCTTCTAGGGCCATGGCGGCACCTTGTGCCAAATAGGGGCGCATAGGATGTGCGGCATCGCCCAACAATGCATAGCGCGGGTGCTGCGGGTTATACATGTCCAGACTGGAAGAAATCGGTGCGCGGTCAAACAATGTCCAGCGCGTCCAA contains the following coding sequences:
- the dnaQ gene encoding DNA polymerase III subunit epsilon, with amino-acid sequence MRQLFLDTETTGLSALNGDRIIEIACVEMVNRKLTNQNLHFYVNPERDSEEGALRIHGISNEFLRDKPKFAEIANDLLTYCEGAEIFIHNAPFDLGFLNKELSIIGKPEFKSVVHSITDTLVMAKEMFPGKRNSLDALCDRLGVDNSNRSLHGALLDAELLSQVYVHLTRGQDALLTNHEPNHEKKGHLVVTNLECFQLDVLLANEIENSAHEETLLQIDKASQNKTLWRKLVN